In the genome of Deltaproteobacteria bacterium, one region contains:
- a CDS encoding PBP1A family penicillin-binding protein gives MTKTTKILRILTTLFYLSAFTAGIGALIVAGMFFFIVKDLPRIPEPLSRIIETEPTEIFAATGERIMLMGGREAIPLNRVSPDFIRAILATEDHRFPEHHGVDKLRTLKAMAITLFVPGKVQGASTITQQLAKNLFFSFKRSYMRKLQELMVALQIEARYSKDDILEAYVNQIPFGVGAYGIENAAQTFFGKSASDLNLEESALLAGIPKSPTRYNPYHHFERAKKRQRVVLSRMVAVKFISQQDADRAFRADLRLRQRPARARTGSYFLDTVIKRLEKTYGPEVVFHGGLKVTTTLDPQMQTWAAQSVRDGLEKLDGAMGFDDDFEAVDLTTEQRPQGALVAIQTNSGAVKALVGGRNYSQSEFNRAVQNNRLPGSGFKPFLYYTAFEKLDLNPASVFIDRPVKIAPAGAPVWVPKNFSRDFQGPMILKQAFLDSVNTIAAQLVEKTGPEDVIATARRFGIKSHLSPVYSVALGTSGVSPLEMAAAYATLATGGVRHDPFFIWRVEDPFGQVLEEKIVSGERSLDPSIAYQVVDMMRGVVDDGTGSVVRRLGFKMPAAGKTGTTNRYKDAWFTGFTPTLCTSVWVGFDRNIGLRDSRNIGITGGRGAAPIWTEFMKLSLADEPSREFNIPRGIHFESVDPITGKKAGYYTEKPVRVALRKGQTLEGDPFDLNTH, from the coding sequence ATGACCAAAACGACCAAAATACTGCGAATCCTGACGACGCTTTTTTATCTGTCCGCTTTCACCGCCGGCATCGGTGCGCTGATCGTCGCCGGCATGTTCTTTTTCATCGTCAAAGACCTGCCCCGCATTCCCGAGCCCCTGAGCCGCATCATAGAGACCGAGCCCACCGAAATATTTGCGGCCACGGGGGAAAGAATCATGCTGATGGGCGGGCGCGAGGCCATCCCCTTGAACCGCGTTTCCCCGGACTTTATCAGGGCCATCCTGGCAACCGAGGATCACCGGTTTCCGGAGCACCACGGGGTCGACAAGCTCCGCACCCTCAAGGCCATGGCGATCACTCTGTTCGTACCGGGAAAGGTCCAGGGAGCTTCGACCATTACCCAGCAACTGGCTAAAAACCTGTTTTTCAGTTTCAAACGTTCTTACATGCGCAAGCTCCAGGAGTTGATGGTGGCTCTGCAAATAGAAGCCCGATACAGCAAAGACGACATCCTGGAAGCCTATGTCAATCAGATTCCCTTCGGCGTGGGGGCATACGGCATCGAGAATGCCGCCCAGACCTTTTTCGGGAAATCGGCATCCGACCTCAACCTGGAGGAGTCCGCACTTTTGGCAGGCATCCCTAAATCGCCCACGCGTTATAACCCGTATCACCACTTCGAACGCGCAAAAAAACGGCAGCGGGTGGTGCTTTCGAGGATGGTCGCCGTTAAATTTATTTCCCAACAGGATGCCGACCGCGCCTTCCGGGCCGACCTCCGACTCCGCCAGCGCCCTGCCAGGGCACGAACCGGAAGCTACTTTCTGGACACGGTGATCAAGCGGCTGGAAAAAACCTACGGACCGGAAGTCGTATTTCACGGGGGGCTTAAAGTCACAACCACGCTGGACCCCCAGATGCAGACGTGGGCCGCTCAATCCGTCCGGGATGGCCTGGAAAAGCTTGACGGCGCCATGGGTTTTGACGACGATTTTGAAGCAGTCGACCTGACGACCGAACAGCGTCCCCAGGGTGCACTGGTGGCGATACAGACCAATTCCGGTGCCGTCAAGGCACTGGTGGGCGGAAGGAACTACTCTCAGTCGGAATTCAATCGCGCCGTTCAAAACAACCGCCTTCCGGGTTCGGGATTCAAGCCGTTTCTCTACTACACCGCTTTTGAAAAGCTCGATTTGAATCCCGCCAGCGTATTCATAGACCGGCCGGTGAAAATTGCGCCGGCGGGCGCTCCTGTCTGGGTCCCCAAAAACTTCTCACGCGACTTTCAAGGGCCAATGATATTGAAGCAGGCCTTTTTGGATTCGGTCAACACCATCGCCGCCCAACTGGTGGAAAAGACCGGCCCGGAGGATGTCATCGCGACCGCCAGACGGTTCGGTATTAAAAGCCACCTCTCACCGGTTTACTCGGTGGCCCTGGGGACATCGGGTGTCAGCCCGCTGGAGATGGCGGCGGCTTATGCAACCCTCGCCACGGGCGGTGTCCGCCACGACCCGTTTTTTATCTGGCGGGTGGAGGACCCTTTTGGACAGGTATTGGAAGAAAAAATAGTGAGCGGTGAAAGATCGCTGGATCCATCCATCGCGTACCAGGTGGTGGACATGATGCGCGGTGTTGTGGATGACGGCACCGGCTCGGTGGTTCGGCGCCTGGGTTTTAAAATGCCGGCGGCAGGAAAAACAGGTACGACAAACCGTTACAAAGACGCCTGGTTTACCGGATTCACCCCCACGCTTTGTACTTCCGTGTGGGTGGGGTTCGACAGAAACATCGGATTGCGGGACAGCCGTAATATAGGCATTACCGGTGGACGGGGGGCGGCCCCCATATGGACCGAATTTATGAAGCTGTCCCTGGCCGACGAGCCGTCCCGGGAATTCAACATCCCCCGGGGCATCCACTTTGAAAGCGTCGACCCGATTACCGGGAAAAAAGCCGGCTACTACACCGAGAAGCCCGTGCGGGTTGCTTTGAGGAAGGGGCAAACCCTCGAAGGGGACCCCTTCGATCTTAATACACATTAA
- a CDS encoding SPOR domain-containing protein, with protein MIHFLRHYTARLWASLILTSLAVLIGFPVIGGQQGPWLAFWAALAGFLVFFFLVGWIGNTLGIRWIGILMREAGIWERAGNFRRSGKILKKAVSIFDSFLISPVAREAYSREISSRMARSYLSQPEPGPQAEGFVVAYLQRHPEDAEASDMWLEKSGSRGNLPGKHEDLVFALSDAQPENKDLQRMLAHACLRSERSDYQAIKIYKRIIEDPAPGDRGIVDDIAWRFYHDRRTDRLALQAYLTAFKADTNKKRLLVGMAACVERLAVGDRTSRTYQEAAKLISRLDETTLAKMRANFAPSPPQTAAAPDKKEALKTIARTLRTTASALSATLISARRATIGAYASLYHHVKTHRLTRPVSKWAVLGLAGAILVVLVINTAGHLISSQKTLPPPEPKPPAAIEVTDPFTLQVAAYLKMEHAEKFVATLKSMGEDAYYTEARSSKSNWFQVRISHFPTKEAARSHGEALKSKGIIDDFYVANYQKPGQKSE; from the coding sequence ATGATCCACTTCCTTCGTCATTATACCGCACGGCTCTGGGCCAGCCTGATTTTGACTAGCCTGGCGGTACTCATAGGCTTCCCTGTGATCGGGGGGCAACAGGGTCCCTGGTTGGCTTTCTGGGCGGCCCTGGCAGGCTTTTTGGTGTTCTTTTTCCTGGTGGGCTGGATCGGCAATACCCTCGGCATACGGTGGATCGGCATTCTGATGCGTGAAGCCGGCATATGGGAGCGTGCCGGCAATTTCAGACGATCCGGAAAAATTTTAAAAAAGGCCGTCTCGATCTTCGACAGCTTTCTCATATCACCCGTGGCCCGGGAAGCATATTCCCGCGAGATCTCATCCCGCATGGCCCGCTCATACCTGTCCCAGCCTGAGCCGGGCCCGCAAGCCGAAGGGTTCGTCGTCGCCTACCTGCAGAGGCATCCGGAGGATGCCGAGGCCAGTGATATGTGGCTCGAAAAATCCGGCTCCCGTGGGAATCTGCCCGGAAAACACGAGGACCTGGTCTTTGCCTTGAGCGATGCCCAACCTGAAAACAAAGACCTTCAGCGTATGCTTGCCCATGCCTGTCTTCGGTCCGAACGCAGCGACTACCAGGCCATTAAAATCTACAAACGCATTATCGAAGACCCGGCACCCGGCGACCGCGGCATCGTCGACGACATCGCCTGGAGATTCTATCATGACCGCCGCACGGACCGCTTGGCCCTGCAGGCGTATCTGACGGCTTTCAAGGCCGACACGAATAAAAAGCGCCTTCTGGTAGGTATGGCCGCCTGCGTCGAACGCCTTGCGGTCGGTGACCGGACATCCCGTACGTATCAGGAAGCCGCAAAGCTGATTTCCAGGCTGGATGAAACCACGCTTGCCAAGATGCGGGCGAATTTTGCCCCGTCTCCTCCGCAAACCGCAGCCGCGCCCGATAAAAAAGAAGCGCTCAAAACGATTGCACGGACACTCCGCACGACCGCTTCCGCTCTGTCGGCCACCCTCATCTCGGCCCGCCGGGCCACGATCGGCGCCTATGCCTCCCTATACCACCATGTTAAGACCCACCGCCTGACACGGCCGGTATCGAAGTGGGCCGTCCTCGGTCTGGCCGGGGCCATCCTGGTCGTCCTGGTGATCAACACCGCCGGCCATTTGATCTCCTCCCAAAAGACGCTTCCTCCGCCGGAACCGAAACCGCCGGCGGCAATCGAGGTCACCGATCCCTTTACCCTGCAGGTGGCGGCCTATCTCAAGATGGAACATGCCGAAAAATTCGTCGCCACACTGAAAAGCATGGGGGAGGACGCCTACTACACCGAAGCCAGGAGTTCCAAATCCAACTGGTTTCAGGTGCGCATATCCCATTTCCCCACCAAAGAGGCGGCCCGCTCACACGGGGAGGCCCTCAAGTCCAAAGGCATCATCGATGACTTTTATGTGGCCAATTACCAGAAGCCCGGCCAGAAGTCCGAATAG